Proteins co-encoded in one Saprospira grandis genomic window:
- a CDS encoding radical SAM/SPASM domain-containing protein, which yields MSKPKDFWRITIDTNPEDCNLHCIMCEEHSPYSTFIADLYKNTGVKRRRMPFEWVVQIFEQAQALGVKEIIPSTMGEPLLYKGFEQIFDLSEQYGIKINLTTNGTFPKKPVEVWAKLIVPQTTDIKISWNAASAKTAEEVMPGINFEQCVDHVRRFVAVRDQHFAETGYYCRVSFQLTFMQNNMHELADIIKLAASLGVDRVKGHQLWDHFDEIKDLSFRKDAESMAQWNQYVEEAYAARDQYLLPNGKPVLLENIVPLTAGAAEAVPEDYDCPFLNKELWVSATGKISPCCAPDEQRQALGDFGNIQNRSLVEVLQSKAYVELVENYKKKPLCQGCTMRK from the coding sequence ATGTCCAAGCCTAAAGACTTTTGGCGAATTACCATAGACACCAACCCTGAAGATTGCAACTTGCATTGTATTATGTGCGAGGAGCATAGTCCTTATAGTACATTTATCGCAGACCTCTATAAAAACACGGGCGTCAAGCGTCGCCGTATGCCTTTTGAGTGGGTGGTCCAGATTTTTGAGCAGGCCCAAGCCTTGGGCGTCAAAGAGATTATCCCCTCTACCATGGGGGAGCCTTTGTTGTATAAAGGCTTTGAGCAAATCTTTGATTTGAGTGAGCAGTATGGGATTAAAATCAATCTCACCACCAATGGGACCTTTCCTAAAAAGCCCGTAGAGGTTTGGGCCAAACTGATTGTACCGCAAACCACAGACATTAAAATCTCTTGGAATGCGGCCAGCGCCAAAACGGCTGAGGAAGTCATGCCTGGAATTAACTTCGAGCAGTGTGTAGATCATGTCCGTCGCTTTGTGGCTGTACGAGACCAGCATTTTGCAGAAACGGGCTATTATTGCCGAGTAAGTTTCCAACTCACCTTTATGCAAAACAATATGCATGAACTAGCCGATATCATCAAGCTAGCGGCTAGTCTTGGCGTAGATCGAGTAAAAGGGCATCAGTTATGGGATCATTTTGATGAAATCAAGGACTTGTCTTTCCGTAAGGATGCGGAGAGCATGGCCCAATGGAACCAATATGTAGAAGAGGCCTATGCGGCTAGAGACCAATACTTACTGCCCAATGGGAAACCCGTTTTACTAGAAAATATTGTCCCCCTAACTGCAGGCGCAGCAGAGGCGGTCCCAGAAGACTACGACTGCCCTTTCCTAAATAAGGAACTTTGGGTTTCGGCCACAGGGAAAATATCGCCCTGCTGCGCCCCCGATGAGCAGCGGCAAGCCTTAGGCGATTTTGGTAATATTCAGAACCGCAGCCTTGTGGAGGTCCTACAAAGCAAAGCCTACGTAGAATTGGTGGAAAACTATAAGAAAAAGCCCCTTTGCCAAGGCTGTACGATGCGGAAGTAG
- a CDS encoding glycosyltransferase: MHILKIIHGYPPGYSAGSEVYSQSLCQELHRQGHRLTIFSREEEPYRPDFELRSFKDEQGLQFHLVNMPRDKDGYWQPQVDQKLAAILAQDRPDVAHIGHLNHLSLGLVQALKKAGVPILFTLHDFWLMCPRGQFLQRNFDGQNCYQLCTGQEDQKCAASCYKMLFSGHPEEEAEDLAYWSRWIGRRMQKTREIIGLVDHFIAPSRYLMNRFIKDFNLPAEKVSYLDYGFPTHYLSPPKTARKAGPFRFGYIGTHIPAKGVNLLIEAFKGLAQAVELKIWGWKDSQSQKALSAMSAAQSQRISFCGGYANEDLVQEVFAQVDAIVVPSIWGENSPLVIHEAQAARLPVITADYGGMAEYVAHGVNGLLFKHRDGQSLQEQMAWAIQHPEEMKQLGQRGYLYDAAGEVPDIKTHTATILEQYKAILHVQA; this comes from the coding sequence ATGCACATTCTAAAAATTATTCATGGCTATCCGCCGGGCTACAGTGCAGGCTCCGAAGTCTATAGCCAGAGCCTCTGCCAAGAACTGCATCGGCAGGGGCATCGGCTCACAATTTTCAGCCGAGAGGAGGAACCTTATCGGCCAGATTTTGAGCTGCGTTCTTTTAAAGATGAGCAGGGCTTACAGTTTCATTTGGTCAATATGCCCAGAGACAAAGACGGTTATTGGCAGCCGCAGGTCGACCAAAAGCTGGCGGCTATTTTGGCCCAAGACCGTCCAGATGTAGCTCATATTGGCCATCTTAATCATCTGTCTTTGGGCTTGGTCCAAGCGCTGAAAAAGGCGGGGGTGCCTATTCTCTTTACCTTGCACGACTTCTGGCTGATGTGTCCCCGAGGCCAGTTTTTACAGCGCAACTTTGATGGACAAAACTGCTATCAGCTCTGTACGGGCCAAGAGGACCAAAAATGTGCGGCCTCTTGCTACAAAATGCTCTTTTCTGGCCATCCAGAAGAAGAAGCCGAAGACCTAGCCTATTGGAGCCGATGGATAGGCCGACGTATGCAGAAAACAAGAGAAATTATTGGGCTAGTCGATCATTTTATTGCGCCCTCGCGCTATCTGATGAATCGCTTTATCAAGGACTTTAATTTGCCTGCCGAAAAAGTAAGTTATTTAGATTATGGCTTTCCGACGCATTATTTAAGTCCGCCCAAAACAGCTCGAAAAGCTGGACCTTTTCGCTTTGGGTATATCGGTACGCATATTCCCGCCAAGGGGGTCAACCTATTAATAGAAGCATTTAAGGGTTTAGCCCAAGCGGTAGAGCTAAAGATTTGGGGCTGGAAAGACAGCCAAAGCCAAAAGGCTTTAAGTGCCATGAGCGCAGCGCAAAGTCAGCGGATTTCATTTTGTGGGGGCTATGCCAATGAAGATTTGGTCCAAGAGGTTTTTGCTCAGGTAGATGCCATTGTGGTCCCTTCTATCTGGGGCGAAAACTCTCCTTTGGTGATTCATGAGGCGCAGGCGGCTCGTTTGCCTGTCATCACGGCAGATTATGGCGGCATGGCAGAATATGTAGCGCATGGGGTCAATGGCCTGCTCTTCAAGCACCGAGATGGTCAATCATTACAAGAACAAATGGCCTGGGCCATCCAACATCCCGAAGAAATGAAGCAATTGGGCCAAAGAGGCTATCTCTATGATGCAGCCGGAGAGGTCCCTGATATAAAAACACATACAGCAACCATTTTAGAACAGTATAAAGCTATTTTGCATGTCCAAGCCTAA
- a CDS encoding sigma 54-interacting transcriptional regulator, with product MAKENIYISWHYTTHGTAFLQHQLAAFWRGELQLSEKPLYKEGLCQLELSEAFSANRQPGFLFDKVYYLCAEQAVLDRLSLRRLSYRKNMYEVDKAVEETQMQEVWREVIAQNLSSWVDEMTYVKEHYPDRLEDFEGQIWRDMQHYPIDSQLAWFRRKSPAAPYYHARFEAVHFSQEELPNLRDEQSILTVLQGFFKTLLARHGAEANYIINVSLGSNETQVAWFVLAEAGLLPPNCRFIKVYDVKTKGADPRFKNFQIQEIPSRLISSLSANLYEHDNLQSPLRRLADLKMKTYIEQGFAILILGERGTGKSRMISRLERENRKVLAINCASFDDDNKAESEFFGHSKGAYTGADQAKKGLFEEARGGILFFDEVHHLSKRVQGKLMKALQTDENNNYRFRPMGSSQEQQSQFTAVFASNKSIEELRELLLADFFDRISQLLIELPPLRESRDEIEKDWETVWTQLRFAPSYPCPKSPELFQWLKKQPLWGNFRDLQKIAIYYKAFLDLPQEAQQLEGVDSPLAFAQKEFKAYHGHFPKQTKLPQAFQELFDLELIASETEEKTYKILEKRYKKALISWVEENFPAQPVWEILDMSESNYYKMKKES from the coding sequence ATGGCAAAAGAAAACATTTACATCAGTTGGCATTATACTACCCATGGCACTGCATTTTTGCAGCATCAGTTGGCGGCTTTTTGGCGGGGGGAGTTGCAATTATCGGAAAAGCCCTTGTATAAAGAGGGGCTTTGTCAGTTGGAATTGAGCGAGGCCTTTTCGGCAAATCGGCAGCCTGGATTTTTATTTGACAAGGTCTATTATTTATGTGCCGAGCAGGCTGTTTTGGACCGTTTATCTCTGCGGCGATTGAGCTATCGAAAGAACATGTATGAGGTAGACAAAGCGGTGGAGGAGACGCAAATGCAGGAGGTTTGGAGAGAGGTGATTGCGCAGAACCTTTCCTCTTGGGTGGATGAGATGACTTATGTAAAGGAACATTATCCCGATCGTTTGGAAGACTTTGAGGGGCAAATTTGGCGGGACATGCAGCATTATCCCATTGACAGTCAGCTAGCATGGTTTAGGCGAAAGTCGCCTGCTGCGCCTTATTATCATGCTCGTTTTGAGGCCGTTCATTTTAGCCAAGAAGAGCTGCCAAACTTACGAGATGAGCAGAGCATTTTGACCGTTTTGCAAGGCTTTTTCAAAACTCTTTTGGCCCGACATGGGGCCGAGGCCAACTACATCATCAATGTCAGTTTGGGCAGTAATGAAACGCAGGTCGCTTGGTTTGTTCTGGCCGAGGCGGGGCTCTTGCCCCCCAACTGTCGATTCATCAAGGTCTATGACGTTAAGACCAAAGGCGCAGATCCTCGTTTTAAGAACTTCCAAATTCAGGAGATTCCCAGCCGTCTAATTTCTAGTTTATCGGCCAACTTATATGAGCATGACAACCTACAATCGCCCCTGCGGCGGTTGGCCGACCTCAAGATGAAGACCTATATAGAGCAAGGTTTTGCCATATTGATTTTGGGCGAAAGAGGGACGGGAAAATCCAGAATGATTTCGAGATTGGAGCGAGAAAACCGCAAGGTCTTAGCCATCAATTGTGCCTCCTTTGATGATGACAACAAGGCCGAATCGGAGTTTTTTGGGCATAGCAAGGGGGCCTATACGGGGGCAGATCAAGCCAAAAAGGGCTTATTTGAAGAAGCTCGGGGCGGAATTCTCTTCTTTGATGAGGTGCATCATTTGAGTAAGCGGGTACAGGGCAAACTCATGAAAGCCCTACAAACCGATGAGAACAACAACTATCGTTTTCGGCCCATGGGGAGCAGCCAAGAACAGCAAAGTCAGTTTACTGCTGTTTTTGCTAGCAACAAAAGTATTGAAGAGCTGCGGGAGCTTTTATTGGCCGACTTCTTTGATCGTATCTCTCAGCTCCTGATTGAGCTGCCCCCACTGCGGGAAAGTCGAGATGAAATTGAAAAAGACTGGGAAACCGTTTGGACACAACTGCGCTTTGCGCCTAGCTACCCCTGTCCCAAATCTCCAGAGCTCTTCCAATGGCTCAAAAAGCAGCCTTTGTGGGGCAACTTTAGAGATTTGCAAAAGATAGCTATCTATTATAAGGCCTTTTTAGATTTACCCCAAGAGGCCCAACAACTAGAGGGAGTAGACAGCCCCCTAGCCTTTGCCCAAAAGGAGTTTAAGGCCTATCATGGGCATTTTCCTAAGCAAACTAAGTTGCCCCAAGCCTTTCAAGAGCTCTTTGATCTGGAGCTCATTGCCTCAGAGACGGAAGAAAAGACCTATAAAATTCTGGAGAAGCGCTATAAAAAGGCCCTTATTAGTTGGGTAGAGGAAAACTTTCCCGCTCAACCAGTTTGGGAGATTTTAGACATGAGCGAAAGTAACTACTACAAGATGAAGAAAGAGAGCTAA
- a CDS encoding GNAT family N-acetyltransferase produces the protein MKEIEFELNGEAYSLRLFRPEYTAALQQAADYPEVAKGMSDRFASPYTLATAEAFVNHVAIPSDGGILAIFAQEQLIGGIGLHAQQDVWRYNMEIGYWLTPAFWGRGLMKKILPLFLERAWGRYLDLHRVVGTVFSFNLGSVKVLEAAGFRLEGKSLEAVYKAGQFWDEYHYALLRTEA, from the coding sequence ATGAAAGAGATAGAATTTGAACTAAATGGCGAGGCCTACTCCCTACGCCTTTTTCGGCCCGAATATACAGCGGCCTTACAGCAGGCTGCCGATTATCCAGAAGTGGCCAAAGGCATGAGCGATCGTTTTGCTTCGCCATATACCTTAGCCACTGCAGAGGCCTTTGTGAATCATGTCGCCATCCCTTCGGATGGGGGCATCTTAGCCATCTTTGCCCAAGAGCAATTGATTGGGGGAATTGGTCTGCATGCACAGCAGGATGTTTGGCGCTACAATATGGAAATTGGCTATTGGTTAACGCCTGCCTTTTGGGGCCGAGGGCTGATGAAAAAGATCTTGCCCTTGTTCTTGGAGCGGGCTTGGGGCCGTTATCTAGACTTACATCGGGTGGTGGGGACCGTATTTAGCTTTAATCTAGGCTCGGTCAAGGTATTAGAAGCTGCGGGCTTCCGTTTAGAGGGCAAATCTCTAGAAGCGGTTTATAAGGCGGGCCAATTTTGGGATGAATACCATTATGCGCTCTTGAGAACCGAGGCCTAA
- a CDS encoding M20 metallopeptidase family protein, protein MIKIDKIKQLAQEQLEQWISIRRHLHQYPELSFEEWETANYIASCLDRWGISYQRGMVKTGIFAQIEGKNPAAACITLRADIDALPIQEQTGLPFSSKNEGRMHACGHDVHTTSLLATAFILHELRGEFEGRIQLIFQPGEELLPGGASQVLAEGWLDQSLDFPILGQHVEPGLPAGQVGFHPGPFMASADELYLSVYGQGGHAARPQDCNDVVLIASHLVVALQQLISRFRDPLQPSVLSFGKMNTAGGATNVLPERIDLEGTFRAFNEEWRAEAHQKMQQLCQQMAQSMGGRAELEIRKGYPYLHNEENLTQSLIQAARDYVGKDNLVLLPQRMGAEDFGFYAQQMPACFYRLGTGIGPGLHHPKFSPDEETALPLGAGLMAYLALFQLNQQIKKA, encoded by the coding sequence ATGATTAAGATAGATAAAATAAAACAACTGGCCCAAGAACAACTAGAGCAATGGATCAGCATTCGCCGACATCTTCACCAATATCCAGAACTCTCTTTTGAAGAATGGGAAACCGCTAATTATATCGCCTCTTGCCTAGACCGCTGGGGCATTAGCTACCAGAGAGGAATGGTCAAAACAGGGATTTTCGCCCAAATTGAAGGCAAAAATCCCGCTGCAGCCTGCATTACGCTCCGTGCCGATATAGATGCGCTCCCGATCCAAGAGCAGACGGGCCTGCCTTTTAGCTCTAAGAATGAGGGCCGTATGCACGCCTGCGGCCATGATGTACATACGACTTCCCTACTCGCTACGGCTTTTATCCTACATGAACTTAGAGGAGAGTTTGAGGGCCGCATTCAACTGATTTTCCAACCTGGCGAGGAGCTGCTACCCGGTGGCGCTAGCCAAGTCTTGGCCGAGGGTTGGCTGGACCAAAGCCTAGATTTTCCGATTCTGGGCCAGCATGTAGAGCCTGGCCTGCCCGCTGGACAGGTTGGCTTTCATCCAGGCCCCTTTATGGCCTCCGCCGATGAGCTTTATCTCTCTGTTTATGGCCAAGGCGGTCATGCCGCCCGCCCCCAAGATTGCAATGATGTGGTCCTGATTGCCTCGCATTTGGTGGTCGCCCTACAGCAGTTAATTAGCCGATTTAGAGACCCGCTGCAGCCTTCGGTCCTGAGTTTTGGCAAGATGAATACCGCTGGCGGGGCCACCAATGTATTGCCCGAACGCATTGATCTTGAAGGCACATTCAGAGCCTTCAATGAAGAATGGCGAGCCGAGGCGCATCAAAAAATGCAGCAGCTCTGTCAGCAAATGGCCCAAAGCATGGGCGGCCGTGCCGAGCTAGAAATCAGAAAGGGCTACCCCTACCTACACAATGAGGAAAATCTAACGCAGAGCCTGATACAGGCCGCCCGTGACTATGTCGGCAAGGATAATTTGGTCCTTCTTCCCCAACGCATGGGGGCCGAAGATTTTGGCTTTTATGCCCAACAGATGCCCGCCTGCTTCTATCGCTTGGGCACGGGCATTGGTCCGGGTTTGCACCACCCCAAGTTTTCTCCCGATGAAGAAACGGCCCTCCCCTTGGGGGCTGGGCTTATGGCCTATCTGGCCCTTTTTCAGCTAAATCAACAGATCAAAAAGGCCTAG
- the fsa gene encoding fructose-6-phosphate aldolase — translation MKFFVDTANLAQIKEAADLGVLDGVTTNPSLMAKEGIKGEEAVRQHYLNICKLVDGPVSAEVIATDFEGMIKEGEALAALHPNIVVKVPMIEDGVKALRYFSDKGIKTNCTLVFSAGQAILAAKAGATYVSPFIGRIDDINWSGVELIEQIVHIYQNFAFRTQVLAASIRNPLHIVQCAELGADVVTCPLSAMKGMLKHPLTDIGLQQFLADHAKNNG, via the coding sequence ATGAAATTTTTTGTGGATACGGCCAATCTGGCCCAAATTAAAGAAGCCGCCGATCTTGGCGTTTTGGATGGTGTAACCACCAATCCCTCTCTCATGGCCAAAGAAGGCATCAAAGGCGAGGAGGCCGTCCGCCAGCATTATCTAAACATCTGCAAGCTTGTAGATGGCCCCGTAAGTGCCGAAGTGATTGCCACCGATTTTGAGGGCATGATCAAAGAAGGCGAAGCCCTAGCCGCCCTACACCCCAATATCGTCGTGAAGGTCCCGATGATTGAGGATGGCGTGAAGGCCCTTCGCTATTTTAGCGACAAAGGCATCAAGACCAACTGTACCCTCGTCTTTTCTGCTGGACAGGCTATTTTGGCCGCCAAAGCAGGCGCTACCTATGTTTCTCCCTTTATTGGCCGCATTGACGACATTAACTGGAGTGGCGTGGAGTTGATCGAGCAGATTGTACATATCTACCAAAATTTTGCTTTCCGCACTCAGGTTTTGGCCGCCTCTATCCGCAATCCCTTGCATATTGTGCAGTGCGCTGAGCTTGGCGCCGATGTGGTCACTTGCCCCCTTTCTGCCATGAAAGGCATGCTCAAACATCCACTTACCGATATTGGCTTGCAACAGTTTTTGGCCGATCACGCTAAAAATAATGGCTAG
- a CDS encoding THUMP-like domain-containing protein, whose product MGRTEDWAFIAEHQAEDLAQLALQLAKRPELDRSFILAQVNGRQKAKEKLPDWAGKAGLIFPSRLSMQQSSSQMTAQKKAEYLAGGTLVDLTGGFGVDSYYLGQKFERVYHVEPQEELQEIVRANFSLLGFDRAEFFLGKAEEFLEQANLPTIDCFYIDPSRRSEGQKVFRLDDCQPQLLEILPRLLELAPRVWVKAATMLDIQQALQQLGGKVRQIYILAWRNECKELLFEIGRESVISPQIQIEEIYPKRAFSFQFELAEEERAQLSYGALGSYVYLPHTGLLKAGAFKLLAERYGLSKLAINSHIYSSEKEILDFPGRAFRLIRAIPYPSKAAKKLGLKKAQIISKNFGMSVEQLRKKLKIKQSGGSYLLASRDQENKTWLYEMAPLF is encoded by the coding sequence ATGGGAAGAACAGAAGATTGGGCATTCATTGCGGAGCATCAGGCGGAAGATTTGGCGCAATTGGCCTTGCAATTGGCCAAGCGGCCAGAGCTAGACCGCAGTTTTATTTTGGCGCAGGTCAATGGGCGGCAAAAGGCCAAGGAAAAGTTGCCAGATTGGGCGGGTAAAGCGGGCTTAATATTCCCTTCTCGCTTGTCGATGCAGCAGTCTTCTAGCCAGATGACGGCCCAAAAAAAGGCCGAATACTTGGCGGGGGGCACTCTAGTTGATTTGACCGGAGGTTTTGGGGTAGATAGTTATTATTTGGGCCAAAAATTTGAGCGAGTTTATCATGTGGAGCCGCAAGAGGAGCTGCAAGAAATTGTGCGGGCCAACTTTTCGCTTTTGGGCTTTGATCGGGCGGAGTTTTTTTTGGGCAAGGCCGAAGAATTTCTGGAACAGGCCAATTTGCCTACGATTGATTGCTTTTATATTGATCCGAGCAGAAGATCGGAGGGCCAAAAAGTCTTTCGTTTAGATGATTGCCAGCCGCAATTACTGGAGATCTTGCCTCGATTATTGGAGCTTGCGCCTAGGGTTTGGGTCAAGGCGGCGACTATGTTGGACATACAGCAGGCCTTGCAGCAATTGGGGGGCAAAGTTCGGCAAATTTACATTTTGGCTTGGCGCAATGAGTGCAAAGAGTTGCTCTTTGAAATTGGGCGGGAGTCAGTGATTTCTCCGCAGATACAGATAGAAGAAATCTACCCCAAGCGGGCCTTTTCTTTTCAGTTTGAGCTAGCAGAAGAAGAGCGGGCTCAGCTCAGTTATGGGGCCTTGGGCAGTTATGTCTACTTGCCGCATACGGGCCTACTCAAGGCGGGAGCCTTTAAATTATTGGCCGAGCGTTATGGGCTGAGCAAATTGGCCATCAACAGCCATATTTATAGTAGTGAAAAAGAAATATTGGATTTTCCGGGCCGGGCATTTCGGTTAATTCGGGCCATCCCCTACCCTAGTAAAGCGGCCAAAAAGCTAGGCTTAAAAAAAGCGCAAATCATCAGTAAGAACTTTGGAATGAGCGTAGAACAGCTACGAAAAAAGCTAAAAATAAAGCAATCGGGAGGCAGCTACCTTCTAGCGAGCAGAGATCAAGAAAACAAAACTTGGCTCTATGAAATGGCGCCCTTGTTCTAA
- a CDS encoding ATP-binding protein, producing MPAPRFLFFFPETKRQARLEETLLCLGSFWTMLICLAYWVLSFSYDYQEATPIGALLGGLAYLGLFLWIKFRAFSPWLSFIYILISLSLLDGLWMMVGGIYSDLPILLLLAFFASLMISAKGWLWLAMLLNFSNFAFLLVLHLYFPESINYHPPAAEVAFTSFTSLGVALFSVWVLMGILKERYQLSQEQLEEKNMALRDASQAKSQFLAQMSHEIRTPMNGMLGMAQLLLDGPLSEEQQEYAQTLKQSGEQLLQIVNEILDYSKLEAGGWHLQEQEFELERAVEEAMNIAVSRALAKGLSLRYFPDAHLPEQLIGDATKIRQMLLNLLDNAIKFSHQGCISIYLSKLREEEDRVWVEFRLTDQGVGIPKAKQSDLFKEFSQLSNQQAHSSSGTGLGLAIVRQLAEQMGGRVGVDSAAGQGASFYFHLPLQKAASKSASLFKGKRLFLLSKNKDAARFFKAICQRWEMEYFQFWEPDASHQAAELDIIPAPDFVFFDSQLQDPEEVLSWPCPQFLILALGEDRKLSRNFQAALSAPLRPLRIKQLLLKQMSVVQEEKEEGPSWPWTNKRILLAEDNKINQRLMQQILERMGLWLHIVQNGQEALDFLAQEEVDLIFMDLQMPVLDGRTASQEIRAQQIKTPIIALSGEEESPIQGINGFLQKPIAREELEACLRQFFC from the coding sequence ATGCCTGCTCCCCGTTTCCTATTTTTTTTCCCGGAGACCAAACGCCAAGCGAGACTAGAAGAAACGCTTTTGTGTTTGGGTAGCTTTTGGACCATGCTCATCTGTTTGGCGTATTGGGTCCTTAGCTTCTCCTATGACTATCAGGAAGCGACGCCTATTGGGGCTTTATTGGGTGGTTTGGCTTATTTGGGGCTCTTTTTATGGATAAAGTTTAGGGCCTTTTCGCCTTGGTTATCCTTTATCTATATTCTCATTTCGCTTAGTTTACTGGATGGGCTTTGGATGATGGTGGGGGGCATTTACAGTGACTTGCCCATATTGTTATTGTTGGCCTTTTTTGCTTCTTTGATGATTTCGGCCAAGGGGTGGTTATGGTTGGCCATGCTGCTCAACTTTAGCAACTTTGCCTTTTTGTTAGTTTTGCACCTTTATTTTCCAGAGAGCATCAACTATCATCCGCCAGCTGCAGAGGTAGCTTTTACCAGTTTTACGAGTTTGGGAGTGGCTTTATTTTCGGTTTGGGTATTGATGGGCATCTTAAAGGAGCGCTATCAACTGAGTCAGGAACAATTGGAAGAAAAAAACATGGCCTTAAGAGATGCCAGCCAGGCCAAGTCTCAGTTTTTGGCCCAGATGAGCCATGAAATCCGGACCCCCATGAATGGGATGTTGGGCATGGCCCAGCTCCTGCTAGACGGTCCACTAAGCGAAGAGCAACAAGAATATGCGCAGACCCTCAAACAAAGCGGCGAGCAGCTTTTGCAGATTGTCAATGAGATTTTGGATTACTCTAAGTTAGAGGCGGGAGGCTGGCATTTGCAGGAGCAAGAATTTGAGTTGGAGCGGGCCGTAGAGGAGGCCATGAATATTGCGGTGTCTAGGGCCTTAGCCAAGGGATTGAGCTTGCGTTATTTTCCAGATGCCCATTTGCCAGAGCAGCTCATTGGAGATGCGACAAAGATTCGGCAAATGCTATTAAATTTATTGGACAACGCCATTAAGTTTAGTCATCAGGGCTGCATCTCTATTTATCTATCCAAATTGCGGGAAGAAGAAGATCGAGTTTGGGTAGAATTTCGCTTAACGGATCAGGGTGTGGGGATTCCCAAAGCCAAGCAAAGCGATTTATTTAAAGAGTTTTCTCAACTGTCCAATCAGCAGGCGCATAGCAGCTCGGGCACGGGTTTGGGCCTAGCCATTGTTCGGCAATTGGCCGAGCAGATGGGCGGCCGTGTTGGTGTAGATAGTGCAGCTGGACAAGGAGCTAGTTTTTACTTTCATTTGCCCTTACAAAAAGCAGCCTCCAAGTCGGCCAGTTTATTTAAGGGCAAACGGCTCTTTTTGTTGAGCAAAAACAAGGATGCCGCTCGTTTTTTCAAGGCTATTTGTCAGCGTTGGGAGATGGAATACTTTCAGTTTTGGGAGCCCGATGCCAGTCATCAGGCTGCGGAGCTAGACATTATTCCCGCTCCTGATTTTGTCTTTTTTGATAGCCAGTTACAAGATCCTGAAGAGGTGTTGAGTTGGCCTTGTCCCCAGTTTTTGATTTTAGCATTAGGCGAAGATCGGAAGCTCAGCCGCAACTTTCAAGCAGCACTTTCTGCCCCTTTGCGCCCGCTCCGAATCAAGCAGTTATTGCTCAAGCAAATGTCGGTGGTCCAAGAGGAAAAGGAGGAGGGGCCTAGCTGGCCATGGACCAATAAAAGGATACTTTTGGCCGAGGATAATAAGATCAATCAGCGTTTGATGCAACAAATTTTGGAGCGAATGGGGCTTTGGTTGCATATTGTACAAAATGGGCAGGAAGCCCTTGACTTTTTGGCCCAAGAAGAGGTAGATCTTATTTTTATGGATCTACAAATGCCCGTTTTAGATGGGCGAACAGCCAGCCAAGAAATTCGAGCTCAACAGATTAAAACGCCCATTATTGCGCTTAGCGGAGAAGAGGAAAGCCCTATTCAGGGCATCAATGGCTTTTTGCAAAAGCCCATTGCGCGAGAAGAACTAGAGGCTTGTTTGCGCCAGTTTTTTTGCTAG